DNA sequence from the Ornithodoros turicata isolate Travis unplaced genomic scaffold, ASM3712646v1 ctg00000955.1, whole genome shotgun sequence genome:
TATACACATTAATGTCCACTGCGAGATGCGACATCAAAAGTCATGAAGAGGGTGCAACCATGGGAGAAGTACAGACGACATTGTAAAAAAGAATATCAATCGAGAACGGCACCGCGGTACAAAAATGGTGAGATTGATTAGAAGAGTAGATGACGACGGCTAGAGCGCAATGATTTAGCAGCATGGTATGACGACAGAAAGAAAGGCAAAAACGCACAGGTAGAGCGTGATGGAACATCTGTGATCACTATAGCGTTAATAAAAGTGAATGGCCCAGAAGGAGCTTCAGCACATGGATGTTACCAGCATTACGGGTTTAGGCAGTGTGTCCACAAGCAGAGGCTTCTTAAATCTTTGAATGCGGTTGCAGTAACTTCATCATGTGAATGTTTTTGATGCTCCCGTCGAGTGGCAGAGCCCGATCCGCATCCACAATATGGAAGTCCGAGTGGAAGATAAGCAGCTTCAATAGTTTCATACGTGAAACGCGCATTTCCCCATTctcttcatcatcatcgtcataaTCATAATCATCACCCTCTTCCACTTcttctcctctccctccttcctCCTCTCCTTCTTCACCTTCACTTTCATCTTCCCCTTCTTCCTCTTGCTGTTTCGGCGTTTTGCATGCATCCAACAATAACGGTCTGTTCTGGCTGATGTCGCTATCAGGTGCATTTGTGTAAGGTACAAGGAGCTGCACCGATACCCAGTCACCTCGAAGCACACTTTCATGCCACGCCGTCCTTTTCTCCACTGTACGAGCGTTCACATCAACATGGGGAAGAAGCAACTTCTTCGAACCCTCTTGTCTTGAAACGGCGCGAAGTCGAAACACACTGTCGCTAATATGTTTCAAGGAGTGGGGGAGAAGCATCTCTACGACAAGGCAGTTGCCTCTGCACATACTCACAAACAATGGTTTGTTTAGAGGTTCGTCAATTACGGTGAGAGGAAGGAGAAGCTTCGCCGCTATCAAGTGCCCATTACGGCTACAGTATCCCAGTGGTGTATCTCCGTTTTCATCGGACTTGTTAACTGGGGTGAAGGAAATGAGATACTTCAGTACATCCTCCGTCTCAGTGCTTTCAACACACTCGATGAACTCTGTCACACTTATACTACGAGTCGTGAGTAGCGAATGCGGAATGGATAGCTTTCTCAGCAACGGATGTGGGCAGAATAACTCGATTATGTCAGTGACTGCGACGCTCCCGTCGAGTGGGAGGGCCCGATTTGCATCCGCAATATTGAAGCTCGAGTGGAGGAGAAGCAGCTTAAATATTTTGACATCTCCAACGTTCATTTCCCCAGTATACTTATCGTTTGCGTTCGATGATTCGCGACTGGCTTTCGACACTTTGCAAGCATTCAACAGCAGCGCCATGTTTATACTCATGTCACTCGCATGTCTACCTGTGTACTGCAGAAAGAGCTGCACGGATGGCCAGTCACCTCGGCGCACACTTCCATGCCACGCTGTCCTTTTCCTTAGTGTACGAGCGTTCACATCAACATGAGGGAGAAGCAACTTCGTCGCACCCGCGTGTCTCGACTCGACGGCATCTAGCAACACACTTTCGCTATTATGTTTCAAGGAGTGAGGGAGAAGCATCTCTACGATATGACACTGACTTTCGAGCACACTCTTAAACAATGGATCGCTTTCAAGTTCGCCAACTAGTGTAAGAGGAAGGAGAAGCTTCGCTGCTGTCAGGCGCCCATTACGGCTGCAGTAATCCAGCGGTGTATCTTCGTTTTCGTCAGAAGTGTTAATTGGGGTGAAGGAAATGAGATACTTCAGTACATCCTCCCTCTCAGTGCTTTCAACACACTCGATGAACTCTGCCACACTTATGCTACGAGTCGTAAGTGGCGAATGCGGAAACAATAGCTTTTTCAGCAACCGATGTGGGCAGAATAACTCCATCATGTCAATGTCTGCGACGCTCCCGTCGAGTGGGAGGGCCCGATCTGCATCCGCAATATTGAAGCTCGAGTGGAGGAGAAGCAGCTTAAATATTTTGACATCTCCAACGTTCATTTCCCCAGTATACTTATCGTTTGCGTTCGATGATTCGCGACTGGCTTTCGACACTTTGCAAGCATTCAACAGCAGCGCCATGTTTATACTCATGTCACTCGCATGTCTACCTGTGTACTGCAGAAAGAGCTGCACGGATGGCCAGTCACCTCGGCGCACACTTCCATGCCACGCTGTCCTTTTCCTTAGTGTACGAGCGTTCACATCAACATGAGGGAGAAGCAACTTCGTCGCACCCGCGTGTCTCGACTCGACGGCATCTAGCAACACACTGTCGCTATTATGTTTCAAGGAGTGAGGGAGAAGCATCTCTACGATATGACACTGACTTTCGAGCACACTCTTAAACAATGGATCGCTTTCAAGTTCGCCAACTAGTGTAAGAGGAAGGAGAAGCTTCGCTGCTGTCAGGCGCCCATTACGGCTGCAGTAATCCAGCGGTGTATCTTCGTTTTCGTCAGAAGTGTTAATTGGGGTGAAGGAAATGAGATACTTCAGTACATCCTCCCTCTCAGTGCTTTCAACACACTCGATGAACTCTGCCATACTTATGCTACGAGTCGTAAGTGGCGAATGCGGAAACAATAGCTTTTTCAGCAACCGATGTGGGCAGAATAACACCATCATGTCAATGTCTGCGACGCTCCCGTCGAGTGGGAGGGCCCGATCTGCATCCGCAATATTGAAGCTCGATTGCAGGAGAAGCAGCTTAAATATTTTGACATCTCCAACGTTCATTTCCCCAGTGTGCTTATCTTCTTCCTTCGATGATTCGCGACTGGCTTTCCACTTTTCGCAAGCATTCAACAGCAGCGCCATGTTTTTACTCATGTCACTGTCATGTCTATCTGTGTACGGCAGAAAGAGCTGCACGGATGGCCAGTCACCTCGGCGCACACTTTCATGCCACGCTGTCCTTTTCCATTCTGTACGAGCGTTCACATCAACTTGAGGGAGAAGCAACTTCATCTCACCCACTCTTCTGAAAGCGACGGCAGTTAGCAACACACTGTCGCTACTATGTTTCAAGGAATGAGGGAGAAGCATCTCTACCATATGACACTGGCTTTTGAGCACACTCTGAAACAATGGTTCGCTTTCAAGTTCGTCAACTACTGTATGAGGAAGGAGAAGCTTCGCCGCTGTCAAGTGTCCGTTACGGCAGCAGGTAGCGAGTGGTGTATATCCATCCTTACCGGCAGTGTTAATCGGAGTGTAAGAAATGAGATACTTTAGGATATCCTGCTCTCCATCCGTTAAAGGATAATGGGCTGATATTTGTTGTCTTATAGCACGGGATGTGCCTGACAGATGAGGAAGAAACAGTTTGAAAGTGGCAAGGGGGTTTCTACACTTGATGCCAATCAGCAGAATTGTTTTGGCGTCAATGTTAAGAGAGACCATGGTCGAATGAAGAATGAAGAGTTGCGCAATGGCAAATGCGGCATTACTCCCCTTTTTGTCTTCCACGTCCTCGGACTGCAGTATACTATCTAGTTCCCGTCTCAGCAGTGAATAACTGTAGTCAACATCCATGAGAAGTGGAGCTACGTCGTGCATGTCAGTTCCATGAACATCAGAGTAAGGCAGCATAAGTTTCACCGTATCCAAGTAACCAGAGCGCACGCTTACTTGTAAAGCCGTTTTGCCTAGATGCATATTGCGATCACTTGCATCAGTGTGAGGGAGAATAGCTTTCGTTACTCCATTGTGTCCCATATCAATGCTGTTATGCAAAAGGCCCTTCTTAATAGTGAATTCGGCCAACAAATGTGGGAGTAGAACGTCTGCAGTATCAGGTTTACGCCGACATACATCGCGGTACGGTAATACAGGTGTTAAAGGGAGTAGATGCTTCAGCATGTCCGTACGACCGCGGGCAACGCATTCACTGGCCACTTTTTTGCCAAGCATATAATTAAAGTTTAGTGAGGAATAAGGAAGAAGCATCTGGAAAATATCAAGTTCGTCAATAATGATGCTGATATATAAAGGCGTAAAGAAACCGGCAAAATTAATACGGTCAATATCTACAGGGGTATATATCACGTCCTGATCGGGGCAGTCGTTTTCCATGAAGTATCGTGGTGCACTCTCAATGCAGGTGTCACTGGAATATATCTTAATTTTGCAAAACTCTCTAAGCAGCACAGATAACAGTCCCTTACGTCGCGCGTAAACGACGTCGCGTAAAAAGAAACTATTAAGACCTGGTTGAGAGATGAGGTTCGCGAGCACCGTCGGTAGTTGTTCAAACCAATTGAGAGGAAAACCGCTACCACGAGCGCAGAAGGCGTCTAATCTGTCCCAGGATTTAATCTTATCAGCGTACATGAGAGGTGTCATACCAATCATATCTTTCTGTGCCAGTGCTTCATTAACGGGAATATACTTTAAGATATCGTGATCAGCGTGCAGTGCCGCGACGTGCAGAGGCGTTCTTTCGAGGCTGTCTAGAGAGCAATCACTTTCTAGAGCTTCTTTAAAGCTCTCTAGGTCGTTATTCATAATACTGCTGTGTACTACGTGTCGCTCTGCTGCTAAACCATCCAAGAAACTCAACATGCCCTCATAGCTAGATTCTCCATACAACCTGGAGACTATACGTGTCATATCTTCACGGCTTCTAGCATCCACCTTTTGTAGCCTCTTGAATAGCGAATCTGCTGCGAAAAACTCGGCGAAGCTGTGATGCACAAAGCGAGGCACATCGTTGCTCAATTCCTGTATGAGACCGTGTTTTAGCCTGTTCTCCTTGACGTCCGTCATTAGCGTCCCACTGGGTTCCAAGTCACGGGACTCAGTTTCACTTAGTAGTCCCTTGAGGACGTCCTGGGAGAGAACAGCCTTGAATGCTAGGCGACCATAGTCCTCGTAAAATTTCGGCTTCAACCTCATGTCATCATCTTGGGCGGCGGCTTTTCCTATATcctcattctttttttctttgcgataTCGCAGGTATTTGTACTCGACAAACAACCTGTACACGGATAACAGTAGATAGCAATTATGAGAGTTCAACACGCTTTGTACCAAGCCGCAGTAATCGGGGTCAGAGGTTTTCCCTCGCCCCACCTCGGCCATCATTCGGAGAAGAAGAGGATTGCCTAGAATGGAGCTGTAATTGACTGTAACGTGACGAAGTATCTTTTCGAACGTTTTGTCAATGGCCTCAGTATTGGATAGCGGAGATGGCGTTCCATCAGTGTATTTCTGCAGAAATTGCGCTTGGTCGTCCTTGGAGAACGGATTCATGTGGAAAGACACCACGTGCATTTCATCTTGAATCGAATTTGTGCATATGGTGCGTGTGAACAGTAGTATCTTAGAAAGCTTTGCTTTCACCAAGAGCTTCGTGAGATCAAGGATAATTTTCCGGCTGGTCTCCTGAATTTCATCAAGGGCGTCGAAAATGACCCACACGTTAAACGGACGTCCCTCAGTGACGCTTTCCTGAAACAGTTCAAACTCTACTCCGCTTGTTGACACGCCACACAACTTCGCGAACAGTATGAAATTAATTACACCAGTTTGTCCACTGTGTATAGTCATAGCCTCTTGCACCTGCGGATAATTACTGACATGAAGCACCCATGCTTGCTTGTCTGAGTCCTTGATTTTTGTGCAAAGCCAGGTCGCCAACACGGTTTTTCCCATTCCTGAGTCTCCGGACACAACGACGACTTTCTCACTTCTTTCAAGTAGAGAAATTGCTGAGCAGTTTTCTTCACCGATCATGGGAAGGTGACTTAGGGCGCCGTTTGATTTTCTCCACATGAAGCATCCATCACCGAATTCTAGCAGGTGAACTGTCTTCCCCTTGTAGTATTTCATGTCAACAAGATCGTTGTAGTCACCGCCGCTGTCCAGAATGACAATTTCCTCGAACTTGTCCAAGGTGCTCATTCGCTTCAGAGCATGCAGATTTCGTAGAAATGACCGGAGTGTTTCCTCTGTGCCTCCGAGGATAGCGAAAGCGTCGTGCCTAGAACGCTCTTCGACCTTTCTCAAATCCACTTCAACGGACCTTCGACACGTTTGTTCAATGTAGCACCTGCTTGTGTTTTCCTGGAGGGCCTTCAGCTGTGGGCCAAAATGCAGAACCTTTTCTCTGCACAATGTTAGAAACGTGTTCTCGCGGCAAATTTCCAAAAACCGATCCGTATATAGGATGGGGTGAATATAAGACTTGTGGTCGGGAGACTGAAGTGCGATCTGTGACATTTCTATAATTGCTTTCTTGCACACTGATGTCACATTCTCATAACTAGCACTCGGTATGTTTCCGACAACTTCGCTCTCAGATAGTGGTATCTTTTTAATCTCATGGCAACAGTGCTCCAGGTTGGCGTTTGACGTCAGCAGAATGACGTTCGTGCCGGTGATGTCATGCAGATTTTCTGAGTACTGAAGAATGCCTTGGAGGTCAGTTTTGCCCTCACACGATAGGAGCAAGAACCTGCACTTGTTCTTGTCTAGGATCTTACATGTTTCCTGCTTCCACTGTGATGCTTCGAGAAACAGATAGGGAACATCTTGTTCTCTCACGAGGTCATTAACCATTGCTTCGAGGAACAACAAATTCGATGCAGCAAGGACAACAAACGGTTTATATACAAGAACGCTCTGCTGAAGCCTTTCCTCAAATGTTATGTTCAGATCCTCTGTTGATGACGCCCTCCCTAATTTTGCGTTGAACTCCCTGATTATTTCGATGTCCTTTATGGGACAGCCATTCTGTGTGCACAGTGCCATATCATGGACGACGTGCTCTTTGAAGAACTGGTAGAGTCTCGGGACTTGTTTCTCGAGAATTTTGTCGCCATTCGTAGGATCAAGAGCAAGAAGATGAGGTACCCGAACGATAAGTTCTGCTTTGGCATCCTCATTTTCGGCTTCCTCATTAAATACCCATTTTAAGATATCATGCAAGTCTTCCTTTCTACCTTTGGCGTCCTCCAGGATACTTGCGTAATCTTTTCTTCTGGTTGCATCCATGCGCCGGTAGGGCCTTGCTCTATTTTTGTATACAAGCGAAAGAGCCAAATGACATAGCTCGTGGGCCATGATCCCTGCGACTTCATTTATGCGATCATTCGTGGCTTGCGTTGGTCCCCCGTGGAGGCCCTTGGCTCCCACAAAGATGCTTTCTTTTTCTGGGAAAGTTAACCCGAGGCATTTACTGCCGTGGCCCGTCATGTAGTTTGTGTGCTCTCTCTCAAAGTCAAATAGAATACTCAAATGGAGGGCCCCTGATGCTACTTTCAACACAGGCCGGAGTAAGTCGCGGCTGTCGAGAGCACGATACAAGTTATCGAGAATTTCGTCAAATCCTTCACAAGCAGCTTGGCTCTGCGATCTGCTCTTGAGGGCATAGATGTGAGATTCCTGGGACTGGGTTACGAAATATTTTTGTCGCACAAGTTCTGACTTTTGGAGCTTACTCAAGTCCAAAAGACAATCGCTTTCGTCAGTGTCCTTGAATTCACATTTCTCCGACCGCAGAAGGGCATACGCCCTAAACGCGTTCTTCTTCACA
Encoded proteins:
- the LOC135375910 gene encoding uncharacterized protein LOC135375910 — translated: MTSVTTNESNPELRKLLQGDDLSSYYDKFVDIGGDNVQQLRDCTPDDFQEAIKLVHMATKPLHVKRLKKALKEWKPQPVSGTSTAADEGKGELHELLGRAGLLSYHDKFMKIGWDNVQRLCDCTVDDFQRVINHVGMAEKQLHVKRLKNALGQWTRQSAVTMPIGRNQLERELHELLQRANLLAYYNKFIEKGCVNVQRLFDSTKEEFQEVIDIVGMTEYTFHVMRLENALAHWPWHTDTMEPTPAKKQKQTEICELLEKAGLGCYEKKFMEIGADYMQQLHDLTGEEFHEVIDGVEMSRKPIHIKKLKKVLEEWTRHAGTLQVDERSSETADVRAGMHSAIDRRDVEQVRKYMQEKPFLKMWLNPHTDESAMLRAVKKNAFRAYALLRSEKCEFKDTDESDCLLDLSKLQKSELVRQKYFVTQSQESHIYALKSRSQSQAACEGFDEILDNLYRALDSRDLLRPVLKVASGALHLSILFDFEREHTNYMTGHGSKCLGLTFPEKESIFVGAKGLHGGPTQATNDRINEVAGIMAHELCHLALSLVYKNRARPYRRMDATRRKDYASILEDAKGRKEDLHDILKWVFNEEAENEDAKAELIVRVPHLLALDPTNGDKILEKQVPRLYQFFKEHVVHDMALCTQNGCPIKDIEIIREFNAKLGRASSTEDLNITFEERLQQSVLVYKPFVVLAASNLLFLEAMVNDLVREQDVPYLFLEASQWKQETCKILDKNKCRFLLLSCEGKTDLQGILQYSENLHDITGTNVILLTSNANLEHCCHEIKKIPLSESEVVGNIPSASYENVTSVCKKAIIEMSQIALQSPDHKSYIHPILYTDRFLEICRENTFLTLCREKVLHFGPQLKALQENTSRCYIEQTCRRSVEVDLRKVEERSRHDAFAILGGTEETLRSFLRNLHALKRMSTLDKFEEIVILDSGGDYNDLVDMKYYKGKTVHLLEFGDGCFMWRKSNGALSHLPMIGEENCSAISLLERSEKVVVVSGDSGMGKTVLATWLCTKIKDSDKQAWVLHVSNYPQVQEAMTIHSGQTGVINFILFAKLCGVSTSGVEFELFQESVTEGRPFNVWVIFDALDEIQETSRKIILDLTKLLVKAKLSKILLFTRTICTNSIQDEMHVVSFHMNPFSKDDQAQFLQKYTDGTPSPLSNTEAIDKTFEKILRHVTVNYSSILGNPLLLRMMAEVGRGKTSDPDYCGLVQSVLNSHNCYLLLSVYRLFVEYKYLRYRKEKKNEDIGKAAAQDDDMRLKPKFYEDYGRLAFKAVLSQDVLKGLLSETESRDLEPSGTLMTDVKENRLKHGLIQELSNDVPRFVHHSFAEFFAADSLFKRLQKVDARSREDMTRIVSRLYGESSYEGMLSFLDGLAAERHVVHSSIMNNDLESFKEALESDCSLDSLERTPLHVAALHADHDILKYIPVNEALAQKDMIGMTPLMYADKIKSWDRLDAFCARGSGFPLNWFEQLPTVLANLISQPGLNSFFLRDVVYARRKGLLSVLLREFCKIKIYSSDTCIESAPRYFMENDCPDQDVIYTPVDIDRINFAGFFTPLYISIIIDELDIFQMLLPYSSLNFNYMLGKKVASECVARGRTDMLKHLLPLTPVLPYRDVCRRKPDTADVLLPHLLAEFTIKKGLLHNSIDMGHNGVTKAILPHTDASDRNMHLGKTALQVSVRSGYLDTVKLMLPYSDVHGTDMHDVAPLLMDVDYSYSLLRRELDSILQSEDVEDKKGSNAAFAIAQLFILHSTMVSLNIDAKTILLIGIKCRNPLATFKLFLPHLSGTSRAIRQQISAHYPLTDGEQDILKYLISYTPINTAGKDGYTPLATCCRNGHLTAAKLLLPHTVVDELESEPLFQSVLKSQCHMVEMLLPHSLKHSSDSVLLTAVAFRRVGEMKLLLPQVDVNARTEWKRTAWHESVRRGDWPSVQLFLPYTDRHDSDMSKNMALLLNACEKWKASRESSKEEDKHTGEMNVGDVKIFKLLLLQSSFNIADADRALPLDGSVADIDMMVLFCPHRLLKKLLFPHSPLTTRSISMAEFIECVESTEREDVLKYLISFTPINTSDENEDTPLDYCSRNGRLTAAKLLLPLTLVGELESDPLFKSVLESQCHIVEMLLPHSLKHNSDSVLLDAVESRHAGATKLLLPHVDVNARTLRKRTAWHGSVRRGDWPSVQLFLQYTGRHASDMSINMALLLNACKVSKASRESSNANDKYTGEMNVGDVKIFKLLLLHSSFNIADADRALPLDGSVADIDMMELFCPHRLLKKLLFPHSPLTTRSISVAEFIECVESTEREDVLKYLISFTPINTSDENEDTPLDYCSRNGRLTAAKLLLPLTLVGELESDPLFKSVLESQCHIVEMLLPHSLKHNSESVLLDAVESRHAGATKLLLPHVDVNARTLRKRTAWHGSVRRGDWPSVQLFLQYTGRHASDMSINMALLLNACKVSKASRESSNANDKYTGEMNVGDVKIFKLLLLHSSFNIADANRALPLDGSVAVTDIIELFCPHPLLRKLSIPHSLLTTRSISVTEFIECVESTETEDVLKYLISFTPVNKSDENGDTPLGYCSRNGHLIAAKLLLPLTVIDEPLNKPLFVSMCRGNCLVVEMLLPHSLKHISDSVFRLRAVSRQEGSKKLLLPHVDVNARTVEKRTAWHESVLRGDWVSVQLLVPYTNAPDSDISQNRPLLLDACKTPKQQEEEGEDESEGEEGEEEGGRGEEVEEGDDYDYDDDDEENGEMRVSRMKLLKLLIFHSDFHIVDADRALPLDGSIKNIHMMKLLQPHSKI